The sequence AAGAGGGCTGTAATCTATAGCGGATAATAATGATAATGTTCTAGTGAGTAGTGAGCTATATTGTTTTAGTCTATTGGATAAATATATAACCATCTTCAGTTTAATGAAAAACCAAGGCCAATATATGTGTATTTTTGCGTAACGTTGCCTTGAATGGGGATACTCATCATAAATCTCATATAATATGTAGAATATGCAGAACTTTTTGTGTGAAAGAGATGTCTAAAAAACCTAGGCTAAATGAGTTTGTTCGGGTTTTCTCTGAAAGATACTGCTAAAAAGTAGATGCAAATTTAATTGGGAACAGTCAGTCATGTTTAGAAAATGGTAGTTGGGGACATGTGTCTAGGGCAGTAGGGCTCCTGCATATGCTTTTGGCTACACgagactttttaaaaagtgtttatATCGCCTGATTCAATTGACATTCATGCCTTCTCCCATGCCTATGATTGCTCCTGTTGTAGCTAGGAAGGATCTTcccaaaatatcattttataacTGCCAGGTTTCCATTAGGTTTGTGTCCATTGGCTATAATTCCTATTAGGATTCAAATTCATTGGCTTTTAATCCATTTCGGTTTGCATAATCTAAACCTATCCGTATATACCAGATTAATTcgaatcaaccaaaaaaataatccgATAAGGGTcaatgaaattattttatgatTATACATTACATCAAGtagaaaatgtataaattggaataaataaataaaaccgtATATATGAATTGGAGAAATCTAGCATACATGCATGAATCACGCATGCATGTTTgcgtaattaaaattttgaaaaaatcatcTAAAACTATTTTAGATTtgtaacttaaaattaaatcaaccaaaattagttaaaatttgGATAGTGATTTTAGTAATTAACATAACGATTCTTATCACCCGATACCTCAACAACTCAACCCATCTTGTCCGATAACAGATTTAGAAACTCGAATTACCTTTCCCATACTGACCCATACCCGCTATTACCCAACCCTTTATCCGAAATGTGGAggaatatatagatatattattacCTAACGCAAcaaagagtaaaaaaacaaagttacacGCAAGATCCCATTCCATGCAATGATGCAACAATCTAAACCTTCTCTAACTTAACCTTTGACATCATTTACCAATTATCCATCTTGTGTCCTTTTCTGTTAGCTCCGCCTACTTTCACTATATGTTGATTCACACTATATCACATGCAccaatataattataacatgCATGCattgttgctttctttttctaaaacattcTAACATATTTTTTCGCGGCTCAACGtaaataatgtacaattatGGTCATCAAAACAGGACCGTGTCACAGATTTTGATGGtttctcctaattttttttttttttttttgcaatataaTTGTATAGTTTGAAAGTCGGAACTGAATCCATTTTGGTGCTCGgacaatattaatattttccacCGCAATAATACGGAAAAAGACATATACGGGAATTTggtttcttaacaaaaaaacattagtacTAATCTGACCACAGTACGTGCAACACTATTGAAGAGAAACAGTTCAAAGTATTTCTTTTCAATTGACCGTAAATTTTGGGCTTTCGAGTTATCTAAGACGAAGAAAATCATTATAATaagtttgaaaatgttaaagGTTGGGTTGAAGACATATCTAACAAAAGTTGAAGTTAAAGCTTTAACCAACAAAACTGCTTTTACTTGAGACTTATATTTCAGTTATTTGCAGATAACCTAATTCAAAGCCAAAGTCAATACTTACTTCTTCATCTAGGCCGAGATTAACTCTTCCGTTTTCAGATTAATTGTTTAATAAAGCTctttagatgttttttttttctcttacccATGTATGTTGGGATAtgaccaaaattttcaaattgttAGCCAGTCTTTTCCCATCACATAAGAAATTTTAAGGggatttttaccaaacatatacCATAAGTGTATTGTTACGGGTTAGACTGGTGTAATTCGTCCTGGTTTATGTCAAACCATTAGGTTAACAATTAAATccacttatttatttttacgcagtataaataaaataagacgTTTGCTAACAATATACACACTGTAACAAACATACTAGACCTACAACACGATCTAATTGCTAAGTAAACAGAGGTCTAGAAATCCGGGAAATTGAAGAACAAACCAAGACTTTTAGGAACCTCGATATCTTTAGTCCAACTGCTAAACCGATCCAACCAACAAAATGGTGAACTCAATTCTATGAGGATGTAAAGTAATGCTTTAAGACGAGTACGTGGTACAGGCGTAACGCCatgacttcaaaaaaaaaaaaaaaaaaaaNNNNNNNNNNNNNNNNNNNNNNNNNNNNNNNNNNNNNNNNNNNNNNNNNNNNNNNNNNNNNNNNNNNNNNNNNNNNNNNNNNNNNNNNNNNNNNNNNNNNNNNNNNNNNNNNNNNNNNNNNNNNNNNNNNNNNNNNNNNNNNNNNNNNNNNNNNNNNNNNNNNNNNNNNNNNNNNNNNNNNNNNNNNNNNNNNNNNNNNNNNNNNNNNNNNNNNNNNNNNNNNNNNNNNNNNNNNNNNNNNNNNNNNNNNNNNNNNNNNNNNNNNNNNNNNNNNNNNNNNNNNNNNNNNNNNNNNNNNNNNNNNNNNNNNNNNNNNNNNNNNNNNNNNNNNNNNNNNNNNNNNNNNNNNNNNNNNNNNNNNNNNNNNNNNNNNNNNNNNNNNNNNNNNNNNNNNNNNNNNNNNNNNNNNNNNNNNNNNNNNNNNNNNNNNNNNNNNNNNNNNTTAGGCTAATTGTCACATAGCCACTTTCTTCCCTCCCACGATGGGAGTTAGAACCAATCAAGGTGGGAACTACACGAAGAATTTTAGACCACTATGCCATAAACTCCCGTCTATTTCTAACTCGTCTTTAAAAAAGAGCAAAGTTGGaagattttgtttaaatttgttttttttttttcattttttataaaacgaTCTTCTTTGTATAactgtttaaattttttgatctAATTGATGAGAAAAAAACGAATGTCTTTAATATAAAAGTtcattttacatatttaatattCGTCAAAGTAAATGTCTTTAAAGTGGCTTCATTAATGCAGAAAATCCATAGTCAAATCccaatattttcttgtagtgattattaatagaataaaataaacttccTTGTGCAAATTGTAAATGAGGAATGATAACAAACATTTCCTGCTGATTTTTTACCGAATGACACTAAGATGTGAATATCTAAATATTTCATATTGATAGAGTATCTAAACAGTGGAAATGCTCttattcctctctctctctttcccatgtctatatatataaacactttTGCATTATCCATGATACATCATACACTCTTCTCTTTCCCTCAATATTCTTTACACGTCAAACCCAATTTTAATCTAACTTCGAGAGAActcactcaaaaaaaaaaaaatgtatgaaaagTTCATAGTCTTATCAGCATTCTTCTTAACGTTTCTCCCTTCTTGTTTCAGCAGCTATCCATTCAATCATAGAGATGCTGATCCTTTCATGTCTTCCCATGTTTATTACGAAACCAGTCATCTACATGGTCACATTACTCGCAGCAGTCATACGAAAAATCGCCATGGTAATTATGCTCCTAGATCTTCTCCTCAAGCTTTTAACGTCAACTCTTTTGGTGCTAAAGCCAATGGAAACGACGATTCTCAGGTTTATACTCCTTTTAtccatattatatttatatattgatttcCATAGCAATATTTACAATCGacgtaaatttaaatatatttttgaaccGTAGGCGTTCATGAAAGCTTGGCAATCAGCTTGTTCGTCGACCGGAATAGTTTACATCGTGGTTCCGAATAATAGAAAATACATGCTTAAACCGGTCCAATTCTCTGGTCCATGTAAATCATCCTTGATTGTTTTTAAGGTATGATAGAAACCAATGCAGCTGGTATATAGGCATAATTAAATTGTTATTGTATAATGTTTCTTCTACATCGATCTTATAATTTGTTATGTGTAAGTTTAGATCTACGGAATGATTGAGGCATGGGAAAATCCATCAGACTACAAGGTACGTAGGCACTGGATTGTGTTTGAAAATGTGGATAACCTTCGTGTTGAAGGAGGTGGCCGCATCGACGGTAATGGACATATTTGGTGGCCAAAATCTTGCAAAATCAACCCTaaacttgtaagtttttctcTATATGGTATCAGTATATATCTTAAGAAACTCTtaattaaaagaatataaatcgactaactaaatttattttgtgaacAGCCGTGCCTGGGAGCTCCAACGGTAGGAACCTCAAACGCCCCCTAATTCAGTTCTAATAAATATACAATGGAGCTCTATTAAAGAAATGTAACTAATGtattgaaaattattaatgGGGCAGGCGGTTACGTTTGTGGAGTGTAACAACTTGAAAGTAAGTAACATTAGGTTGGAAAACGCACAGCAAATGCATTTGACGTTTCAAGACTGCCAAAACGTGAAGGCTTTGCATCTTATGGTCACATCTCCGGGCGATAGTCCTAACACCGATGGCATTCACGTTAGCGGAACTCGCAATATCTTAATTCAAGACTCTATCATCCGTACTGGTAATTATTAATGAACCATCTTATTATAAAATGCTATCTTGACATTCGCATGCAAATTagtgaattaattaaatatggGTTACAAAAGGTCTGAACGTTTGTTCTGTTTATATTGtacattaatcatatatttttgtatcagCATTTACATTGAAGTCGACATTTATTGAAGCTCAGAGAGGATTGTTACTTATTAGTTCCTTCATTAATCTCTCTCACTCtagaaaaattgtttatttggtggataataaatagtaatgtgttgggtttgtttttggtgatgaaGGTGATGATTGTATTTCGATAGTGAGTGGGTCAGAGAATGTGAGAGCGACAGGCATTACATGCGGGCCGGGTCATGGAATCAGGTCTAACCATCTCTCTCCCTAATTTCAcctaaatattttgtttttatcttattttaagcATCATACTATCTGCAACATTCTGTATTATTTGTTGGAAACCTATCAACTAATCTTTATCAACTTCAATCAGAGAATTGTAAAAATgcccatctttgtttttttttttaatgagaaaaGGATATATGATGCATGCTCAAAACCATATGTTGCTAGAgctattaaaatatatactaaaacgataaatgcaatgttattaaATGGTGTTAAGCGTCCTAGCACAAGCATTTTTATTTGGAGtcacttataatttttttggtgtcttatttttttacatgaaaataGCATTGGAAGTTTGGGAGAAGGTAACTCAAAAGCATATGTTTCAAATGTGGTAGTCAACAAAGCGACTCTTATAGGAACCACTAATGGTGTGAGAATCAAGACTTGGCAGGTAAATTATCaatgtcttttgttttataaaataattattactatgaaaaagaaaaaggaaaaatatgacTAGTATTAATGTATATATCAGGGAGGACGTGGAATGGCAAAGAACATCATATTCCAAGATATCATAATGAAAAATGTTACAAACCCAATAATCATCAACCAGGACTACTGCGATCGTGTTGAATCATGCCCCGAACAGGTATGagaccatattaaaaaaaaacgaaagtcacatcaaataatataacaaatgtTTTCAACACAACTAGAGCTCTAagtatagtaataataatactgAGATGGTACACGTGGCAGAAATCGGCCGTGCAAGTGAGCAATGTGTTGTACAAAAACATACAAGGGACGAGCTCAAGACCGGTAGCTGTGAACTTTGCGTGCAGCAAGAGCATCCCATGTCGAGGAATTTCAATGCAAAACGTTAAATTGGTCGACCAAACCCAACAAGATGTCTCCAAAGCTTCTTGCTCCAATGTGAGGTTGAACACCCTAGGAAACGTTTCTCCTCTTTGCAAATGATCCCCAAGAAAAAACTTAGTATTCACGGATCGATATCAGTCTATTTCTATATGTACTCGAAATTTGGTcttgatttttgtatatatagagtATTGAATATTGATATGGTCCATGTTTGAAGTAGGTTTTTATGGAGATAATTTAATAAAGTGGGATTGTAAGGTTATAAACTTAGGGGATTTGATCTCTGTTAGAAGTGAAACAAATGTGACTGGTTTCTGAATATTTGACGTTGGTCCTAATTCTACAGATGTATTCGACTCATCATCCTCAGAGcactattaaaaaaacaaacatattgcATATTCATTCATAATATGATTAAATGAAATCAGATCACTGAtcatgtccaaaaaaaaaaagggatcaAATATCACCAAAAAAGACATTCCTCCAAAAAGTTCTCTTGAGGAATATACTACAAAAACCAGAAGTGTTGGCATCTCTCGAGAAGTAAAAAACACTAGAGAGATACACAACCTTAACAATTACAAATCTGTTGTTGTAAAGGGAAGATGATATACACTTAGCTGGGTGAGTTCTTCCTGCAAAAATGGGAATTAATGTACACTCACAAGACGGTGTTGATGTGAAGTGCTTTCAGGAGAGATGTTGCCATTTGTTTCACCAGAACTTGGCCTCCTGAACGTTGTCCATCACGTCGTTCTTCTATCAGATTCTGCAGTTTCTGAGGAAGATCGTTCTCTACGATCAGCTGTTTTGGCTTTGGATGCTTCTCGTATACAGCCTGTTTCCATTGATCGCCAAAACCAAACACTCAGCACCCAGAACAAGATAAGCGAGGACTTAGATAATCAAACTACCAATTACCTTAATGAGTTTCAGGAGGTTAAGTCGAGCAATCGCATCTTGGTGGTCTAATCTTGAAATTAGTAACGGGGTCAATCCATTTAATGCTAATGTTTTATTGATATCAGGTGATTTCCTGCATTCAACAAAGAGAAGGATTAGTCCATACTAGAGAAGATATAACATTCAGTATCAGAGGACTTAACAAGTGGCAACTTCACTCATAAcctatacaaaagaaaagaggataACATACGTGATAATCTTCAAGAATGGCTCCAATATGTGCACAAAATGTCTCTCTGGGCAGTTCTGGAAGAAGTTAACTAATTTTTGAATTGCATCTTTCTTGAGAAATGCCTGCTCCACCTTGTGGTCAATGTCTTGCGCCAAGCAAACAGCAATTGAATCCAAGGCTATCACTGACCAATATTCATCATCGAGTAAACTCAGGTAAACATCCAGACCGCCGTGGGCTCTTAGCTGCTCTCTAGAATTCCGAGATGCATGAGCCATATCACATAGTAGTGGCAATGCATATTGCTTTAGAGGACAATCCGACATGATGAAAAGCATCAGGTGCGGAATGATTCCATTTTCAGCCGCTTGTTCCTGCCTTCTCTTGTTTATCTTACAGAGGTTGAATAGTGCACTAAGTACCTACACAATTTTACAAACGTTGGTTTGAGTTAAATTGATTAAAAGCAACACCGAACGATATAAGAACTAGAACAAGAGTCGAAACTTCAATATTTAAAACAGCATACTGGACAACAAGTTATAACCAACAGACAGAGGCTATCTCCATACAAGTCAAGAAGGTAACCTCGTGATGGATCTGATTAACAAGAGGCCCATCCTTAAGCTCAAGGTTTGGGATCAAGAGCCTAATTGCATCTGCACGCTGAAGATTCTCCAAGCAATTTGGATCCGTGGATAAGTGATTGGTGCACTCCAGTATCTGGACAAATAAAAGGCGTTATAAACATGCAACCTGAAGATCCTCTGAACCACACATCCAAGCTTGGCCAAAGAGAAAATGGAAACATTATATGAAGCGCtgctggagaaaaaaaaaataggaactttataatatttttgaaatacctTTAACAGAATAGGAGGTTCAACACGGTTGAACATCTGGAACAGACGACTGAGTAAGCTTTGGCTGCACATGTATGATTTAACTGATGTATCAGCTCGAGCAAATTCGAGAAGCAGATCAGCCACTTTCTCCAAATATTCCCTTGCAACATCTGCACTCAGCGTATGGGCAAGTGAACCAGATGATGTGTTACTTCCAGATCTAGCATTTAGAACACCCGAACCTGACAGTACACCATATGCAGTCTGAGATGCAATCCCACACGTCGAAGCGACTCTTTCAATAGCCATAACCTTCTTAGTCATCATGTTACTGGAATATCTAGGCATACTATCAAGATTTCCGTTTTCTTTTCCACGTCCAGAGACTTCTGAAGAAACAATGTAATGATACGGCACAAGCGACAAAATCATATACGTATGTGCTTACAATATGAACAGTCTTcctaaatacaaattttttaaattacctGCAAATTCGGCCATTAAGAAATCTAGGTCTCCATTGGTTCTCTTTTCGTTTGGCGCATGCAAAAGAGGAAGTCTACTTCCATGTCTCTCTATGCCAGTGATATGCTTTACATAATCCAGTTGACCAGATAAGTTTCTTGAAGGGGGTTCTTTCTCCAACATGCTAAGCAAAGGTCGAACTTGATCTGGCTGAGTAACAGGAAAACCATTAGACGCACCCTCCGCCATTTTC comes from Camelina sativa cultivar DH55 chromosome 19, Cs, whole genome shotgun sequence and encodes:
- the LOC104764524 gene encoding polygalacturonase QRT2, producing the protein MYEKFIVLSAFFLTFLPSCFSSYPFNHRDADPFMSSHVYYETSHLHGHITRSSHTKNRHGNYAPRSSPQAFNVNSFGAKANGNDDSQAFMKAWQSACSSTGIVYIVVPNNRKYMLKPVQFSGPCKSSLIVFKIYGMIEAWENPSDYKVRRHWIVFENVDNLRVEGGGRIDGNGHIWWPKSCKINPKLPCLGAPTAVTFVECNNLKVSNIRLENAQQMHLTFQDCQNVKALHLMVTSPGDSPNTDGIHVSGTRNILIQDSIIRTGDDCISIVSGSENVRATGITCGPGHGISIGSLGEGNSKAYVSNVVVNKATLIGTTNGVRIKTWQGGRGMAKNIIFQDIIMKNVTNPIIINQDYCDRVESCPEQKSAVQVSNVLYKNIQGTSSRPVAVNFACSKSIPCRGISMQNVKLVDQTQQDVSKASCSNVRLNTLGNVSPLCK